The Lates calcarifer isolate ASB-BC8 linkage group LG6, TLL_Latcal_v3, whole genome shotgun sequence genome includes a region encoding these proteins:
- the phc2a gene encoding polyhomeotic-like protein 2 — MTSGNGNSSQHNVESKPAQALVKSHILTHLIEGFVIQEGAEPFPVERPSFLIESLRRHTAESKMDSLSPKELKAQQEPMLTCELCGRVDFAYIFKRSKRFCSTVCAKRYNVGCTKRMGLFPNRKTTLENMKKQRALNGNHKNSSLESKKKKPAAPTLSSGHSVHPAQGESSQCSDLSGYTKPPSSLSATQRVSAVPGSELPLLPHSFLPSDPGRWNIEDVYEFISSLPGCLEIAEEFRSQEIDGQALLLLKEDHLMGTMNIKLGPALKIFAQISMLKDS; from the exons ATGACCTCTGGGAATGGGAACAGCAGCCAACACAATGTTGAGAGTAAACCAGCCCAGGCCCTAGTCAAGTCCCACATCCTCACCCATCTGATAGAAGGCTTTGTCATCCAGGAGGGTGCTGAGCCTTTTCCT gtaGAACGTCCATCTTTCTTAATTGAAAGCCTAAGGCgccacacagcagagtcaaagaTGGACAGCCTCTCACCAAAAG AGTTAAAGGCCCAGCAAGAGCCTATGTTGACCTGTGAGCTGTGTGGCAGGGTGGATTTTGCCTACATCTTCAAAAGGTCGAAGAGGTTCTGTTCTACAGTATGTGCCAAACG CTACAACGTGGGATGCACTAAGAGAATGGGTCTTTTCCCAAACCGCAAAACCACCTTGGAGAACATGAAGAAACAAAGAGCACTGAATGGAAACCACAAAAACTCCAGTTTAGAGTCTAAAAAGAAG aAGCCTGCTGCTCCTACTCTGTCTTCTGGTCACTCTGTCCACCCTGCACAAGGAGAGTCAAGCCAATGTTCAGACTTGTCTGGCTACACAAAACCCCCGTCTTCCCTGTCAGCCACTCAGCGGGTGTCTGCTGTGCCAGGCTCTGAGTTGCCCCTGCTGCCTCACAGCTTCCTGCCCAGTGACCCTGGCCGGTGGAATATAGAAGATGTCTATGAGTTCATCTCCTCGCTGCCAG GTTGTCTGGAGATTGCTGAGGAGTTTCGTTCTCAGGAGATCGATGGAcaggccctgctgctgctgaaggaggACCATCTCATGGGAACCATGAACATCAAACTGGGCCCCGCACTCAAGATCTTTGCCCAGATTAGCATGCTCAAAGACTCatag